A single Nostoc sp. PCC 7107 DNA region contains:
- a CDS encoding O-antigen ligase, whose protein sequence is MTKTYIIGVTAPNQTRNLDSWLPSLCWLPLALSINSFFIPPGTSLGYWGRWIGLAFLVIYGLCKIVLPSKWKINKFDYFAFVFFLLITISTVCANTDGALYISDFYQTGVFKAFSLLLTYLFLTLGVQSLIKSLNDAIDIIKKLVFIVTIIYTVGLIGNLSGLIPEFVGFYSGIFINPNTTAAVGVIILPLCLWVAFSQKQWGVFRLLPLLVIIAAVALSEARTPFVVISILTIYYLMSWLRYQGWSMTSIYAMSAIAISLFSLLSIYFWESDIAVKLYDSLTDTRYGGITSYRTSLIWPLFIKEIFSSPVSALIGNGWGSEEALLKSQGLDTKIFEIFNLGNAHSAYLGLTYQIGLIGLALTFLPLWAIVFNQIKESSSFHNREEFEFKLALVGALLAELCVCFFESGFYNIGSAHALPGWLVTYIAVKVPEIGK, encoded by the coding sequence ATGACGAAAACATATATAATTGGAGTAACCGCTCCTAATCAAACAAGAAACTTAGATAGTTGGCTGCCCTCTCTTTGTTGGCTACCCCTTGCTTTGTCCATCAATAGTTTTTTCATTCCACCAGGGACATCATTAGGTTACTGGGGACGTTGGATAGGATTAGCTTTCTTAGTTATTTATGGTTTATGCAAAATAGTTCTACCTAGTAAATGGAAGATAAATAAGTTTGATTATTTTGCCTTTGTTTTCTTTTTATTAATTACTATTAGCACTGTATGTGCAAATACAGATGGTGCGCTTTATATCTCAGATTTTTATCAAACTGGTGTTTTTAAAGCATTTTCTCTTTTATTAACTTATTTATTTTTGACTTTGGGTGTACAAAGTTTAATCAAGTCTCTTAATGATGCTATAGATATAATTAAAAAATTAGTTTTCATAGTTACTATTATTTATACAGTAGGTTTAATCGGAAATTTATCAGGGTTGATTCCTGAGTTTGTTGGCTTTTACAGTGGAATATTTATTAATCCCAATACAACTGCGGCAGTGGGCGTTATCATTTTACCCTTATGTCTCTGGGTTGCGTTTTCACAAAAGCAATGGGGAGTATTTAGATTATTACCGTTATTAGTTATAATAGCGGCTGTTGCTTTAAGCGAGGCAAGAACTCCATTTGTTGTTATAAGTATTTTGACTATTTATTACTTGATGTCTTGGTTAAGATATCAAGGATGGAGTATGACTAGTATCTATGCTATGTCAGCGATCGCTATTAGCTTATTTTCACTATTGAGTATATACTTTTGGGAATCAGATATCGCAGTTAAGCTATACGATAGTCTGACAGATACTAGATATGGTGGGATTACTAGTTATCGCACTAGCTTGATTTGGCCTTTATTTATCAAAGAGATTTTTTCATCTCCAGTTTCTGCTTTAATTGGCAACGGTTGGGGTAGCGAAGAAGCTTTATTAAAATCTCAAGGCTTAGATACTAAAATTTTTGAAATTTTCAATTTAGGTAATGCCCATAGTGCTTATTTGGGTTTGACCTATCAAATTGGTCTAATTGGTTTAGCACTAACTTTCCTACCTCTATGGGCAATTGTTTTCAATCAAATCAAAGAAAGTTCATCATTTCACAATAGAGAGGAGTTTGAATTTAAATTAGCCTTGGTAGGTGCGCTTTTAGCAGAACTATGTGTTTGTTTTTTTGAATCAGGCTTTTATAACATTGGATCTGCTCATGCTTTACCTGGGTGGTTAGTGACTTACATTGCCGTTAAAGTTCCTGAGATAGGCAAGTAG
- a CDS encoding glycosyltransferase, producing the protein MKVLHVIPSISPSLGGPTQVVLNSVKALRDCGVDAEIVTTNHNCTTTFDVPLYQKTEYEQVPVWFLPYTSPALKEFIFSAPLTQWLWQNVRNYDILDNHYLFSYAPTCAGAIARWYKVPYTVRVQGQLSSWALTQSKLKKQVYSLLIERHNLNHAAAIHCASTEEAKDVRKFGIDTRTVILPLGVEKFPKFPQAKTRLRSVYGIPEQTPVILFLSRLRYNKRPDLLIKALSHIANLKGDFHLILAGDGEPNYVNYLQQLVTSLNLSNCVTFAGFVANEQKNLLLQGADLFVLPSLSENFSIAAAEAMAAGLPVIVSSEVQIAPDIITANTGLVVEGEIEPLIKAILRLLDSPTFRQVLGENGRRLAIQNYSWDSIALSLANVYEALIRDNATTLSEILTFS; encoded by the coding sequence ATGAAAGTACTTCATGTTATTCCCTCAATAAGTCCGTCTTTAGGTGGGCCAACTCAAGTAGTTCTTAATTCAGTTAAAGCTTTGCGAGACTGCGGAGTTGACGCTGAGATTGTCACAACAAATCACAACTGTACTACTACCTTTGATGTTCCTTTATACCAAAAAACAGAGTATGAGCAAGTTCCGGTATGGTTTTTACCTTATACTTCTCCTGCGCTCAAAGAATTTATTTTTTCGGCTCCCCTAACTCAATGGTTGTGGCAGAATGTTCGTAATTACGACATTCTTGATAACCATTATCTTTTTTCTTACGCGCCTACCTGTGCAGGAGCGATCGCTAGATGGTACAAAGTTCCTTATACAGTCCGCGTTCAAGGTCAACTCAGTTCTTGGGCCTTAACTCAAAGTAAGTTAAAAAAGCAAGTATACTCTTTGCTGATAGAGCGTCATAATCTTAATCATGCAGCAGCTATTCATTGTGCTTCTACTGAAGAAGCTAAAGATGTTCGCAAATTTGGTATTGATACTCGTACTGTTATCTTGCCTTTAGGTGTAGAAAAATTCCCTAAATTCCCACAAGCTAAGACAAGATTACGTTCTGTATATGGAATTCCTGAGCAAACACCAGTCATTTTATTCCTGTCTCGTCTACGTTATAACAAGCGCCCAGATTTACTGATCAAAGCACTAAGCCACATTGCTAATTTAAAAGGTGACTTTCATTTGATTTTGGCAGGAGATGGAGAACCGAACTATGTCAATTACTTGCAACAACTGGTCACATCTTTGAACTTGTCTAATTGTGTAACTTTTGCTGGTTTTGTCGCCAACGAGCAGAAAAATTTACTGTTGCAAGGTGCAGATTTATTTGTGCTGCCATCATTATCGGAAAACTTTAGTATTGCTGCGGCAGAAGCAATGGCAGCAGGTTTGCCAGTTATTGTTTCTTCGGAGGTGCAAATAGCTCCAGATATTATTACAGCTAATACTGGGTTAGTAGTCGAAGGCGAAATCGAACCTTTGATTAAAGCAATTTTGCGACTTTTAGATTCACCAACATTTAGGCAAGTATTAGGCGAAAATGGCAGACGCTTGGCAATACAAAATTATTCCTGGGACTCGATTGCATTAAGTTTAGCTAATGTATATGAAGCTCTTATTAGAGACAATGCTACTACACTTTCTGAGATTTTGACATTTAGTTAA
- a CDS encoding transposase — translation MHLGVDEGSGEILAAVVTTNDVADCEVRPDLLEQIDQQIEQVSGDGCYDTIARGAKATILLRINAEMQQPHPYSQPYPRDENLRWVNQVGRKQWKHVSGYHRRYASETAIFRLMCSL, via the coding sequence CTGCATTTGGGAGTTGATGAGGGAAGTGGGGAAATTCTGGCGGCGGTAGTAACTACTAATGATGTAGCAGATTGTGAGGTGCGGCCCGACCTATTAGAGCAGATTGATCAACAAATAGAACAAGTATCTGGTGATGGTTGTTATGACACTATTGCCCGCGGTGCAAAAGCGACAATTCTACTGCGTATCAACGCCGAAATGCAACAACCACACCCTTATTCCCAGCCCTATCCCAGAGATGAAAATCTACGATGGGTGAACCAAGTTGGGCGCAAGCAATGGAAACACGTGAGTGGATATCATCGCCGATATGCGTCCGAAACTGCCATTTTTCGGCTCATGTGTTCACTCTAG
- a CDS encoding IS4 family transposase — MLPKFYQNCFQNVLTPAQYKMLEILLMLLQFHKTVTIEKLATVFPQPIKFESRRRSIQRFLLLPQLSIPYLWFPLLKRWVKNSLKRGEKRLIFAIDRTQWRSQNVFVISLIEQKRAIPVYWLLLPKKGCSNLGEQKKLIRPLLQLFKGYQMLVLGDREFHSIKLANWLHSKGIDFVLRQKQGTYIRQENQSHQRLQSLGLTPGISFFLTGIQATKQKGFANFNLAGYYKRKYRGVVEPAGWFLLTNLDSLKDAIKAFKLRSGIEAMFKDCKTGGYNLESTYADGQRLIALILLIAIAYTCAILVGRNSRSSGLQKYVGRLKELQRLHRRHSAFWIGLYGQLWVGAMEFWADLAHELMRLKPSKLPYFQQGLRAMTLIQSAL, encoded by the coding sequence ATGTTACCTAAATTCTACCAAAACTGCTTTCAAAATGTACTGACACCCGCACAGTACAAGATGCTAGAAATCTTACTAATGCTATTGCAATTTCATAAAACTGTGACAATTGAGAAACTAGCAACAGTATTTCCACAACCGATAAAATTTGAAAGTCGGAGGCGGAGTATACAAAGATTTTTACTACTACCTCAGTTGTCGATTCCATATCTGTGGTTTCCCCTGCTCAAACGATGGGTGAAAAATAGTCTGAAAAGAGGAGAGAAACGGCTAATATTTGCGATTGATAGAACACAATGGCGTTCACAAAATGTATTTGTAATTAGTTTAATAGAACAAAAAAGAGCAATACCTGTGTACTGGCTATTGTTACCTAAAAAAGGATGTAGCAATTTGGGAGAGCAGAAAAAATTAATTCGTCCACTATTGCAGTTATTTAAGGGATATCAAATGCTGGTACTGGGAGATAGAGAATTCCACAGTATAAAACTAGCAAATTGGTTACATAGCAAGGGCATTGACTTTGTATTGCGTCAGAAACAAGGTACTTATATTCGGCAAGAAAACCAATCACACCAACGCTTACAATCTTTGGGATTAACTCCTGGCATCTCGTTTTTTTTGACAGGGATTCAAGCAACTAAACAGAAAGGGTTTGCCAATTTTAATCTCGCCGGATATTACAAGCGCAAATATCGTGGAGTTGTTGAGCCTGCTGGCTGGTTTTTATTAACTAACCTTGATAGTCTCAAAGATGCCATTAAAGCATTTAAGTTGCGGAGTGGTATCGAAGCCATGTTTAAAGATTGTAAAACTGGGGGGTATAATCTCGAATCTACTTATGCTGATGGTCAACGTTTGATAGCACTGATTTTATTAATTGCTATTGCCTATACTTGTGCTATTTTAGTTGGTCGTAATTCTCGCTCCTCTGGACTACAAAAATATGTTGGTCGTCTGAAGGAGTTACAACGATTGCACCGCCGACATAGTGCTTTTTGGATTGGTTTGTATGGTCAGTTATGGGTAGGGGCAATGGAATTTTGGGCTGATTTAGCTCATGAATTGATGCGCCTCAAGCCCAGTAAACTGCCATATTTTCAACAAGGTCTACGGGCTATGACTCTTATCCAGTCTGCTTTATAA
- the xisF gene encoding fdxN element excision recombinase XisF → MKEIEKLFSGINHVITGKFDSELEIILGYARVSSREQAINSHALEQQIQRLKHAGAYLVIVDVQTGKKDNRPGLIKLMQLVKDDQIAEVIITRLDRLGQSVPLIRKNILVFQDSGINLRILDQLIDLKTAQGMFMINLLASLAEMEVDQLSERVKHGKQHRRNQHAACECVPFGYKGEKQRYQLDQTPFLCLLLERPNNYADLYHEEDINKLPGTRIAQLARDCIDIFFKTKGVSRACSEICHKYGIQHTHSKKNGNDKIFHWSPQGLRRWLTNPVLCGHTVYNKRIKTSTGQRKNVDPKDWQIIYDTHPNDRLISDEEATEINNVLEFNSSRCGAFLYNYDSSKPDGYGEFAYQRGLVYCAECNCKCITKTHGYKIRYHYYACRYASQGCSNRKGTRKDAIERALISNLLQQSVALQARTLQTNSPSPELPIKSSKLTKLEARLAKLEEITDFDPELEALKQKTLREIQEEINPFSTNAIDTKTVEEIIQAGNNLFIWYNLTHDDKVAIYPRLVEKITVRNGDVESIILNTSL, encoded by the coding sequence ATGAAAGAAATAGAAAAGTTATTTAGTGGAATTAATCATGTTATTACTGGTAAATTTGACTCTGAATTGGAGATTATTTTAGGTTATGCAAGGGTATCTAGCCGAGAACAAGCAATAAATTCTCATGCGCTAGAGCAGCAAATCCAAAGATTAAAACATGCTGGAGCTTATTTAGTAATTGTTGATGTGCAGACTGGTAAGAAAGATAATCGCCCAGGGTTAATTAAACTCATGCAACTTGTCAAAGACGACCAAATTGCTGAAGTTATTATCACTCGGTTAGATCGTCTTGGTCAAAGTGTTCCTTTAATCCGAAAAAATATTTTGGTTTTTCAAGACAGTGGGATTAATTTACGAATACTTGACCAATTAATTGACCTAAAAACAGCGCAAGGTATGTTTATGATCAACCTATTAGCCAGCCTTGCTGAAATGGAGGTTGATCAACTCTCAGAACGAGTTAAACACGGTAAACAGCATCGTCGTAACCAACATGCAGCATGTGAATGTGTACCGTTTGGATATAAGGGTGAAAAGCAACGTTATCAACTAGATCAAACTCCCTTCCTATGTCTTCTTCTAGAACGACCTAACAACTATGCAGATCTGTATCACGAAGAAGATATTAACAAACTCCCTGGAACCAGGATTGCTCAACTTGCAAGAGACTGTATTGATATCTTTTTCAAGACAAAGGGAGTAAGCAGAGCTTGCAGTGAAATTTGCCATAAATATGGGATACAGCACACTCACAGCAAGAAAAATGGAAATGACAAGATTTTTCACTGGAGTCCACAAGGTCTGAGGCGTTGGTTAACTAATCCAGTGCTGTGTGGACACACAGTCTACAACAAGCGAATCAAGACTAGTACAGGCCAACGTAAAAATGTTGATCCAAAGGATTGGCAAATTATTTACGATACCCATCCTAATGACCGACTAATCTCGGATGAAGAAGCAACTGAGATTAACAATGTTCTTGAATTCAATTCGTCTCGATGCGGAGCCTTTCTTTATAACTATGATTCCTCTAAGCCTGATGGTTATGGAGAATTCGCTTATCAACGCGGTCTTGTCTATTGTGCAGAATGTAACTGCAAATGTATCACCAAAACTCATGGGTATAAAATCAGGTATCACTACTATGCTTGTCGCTATGCTAGTCAAGGATGCAGCAACCGCAAAGGTACTAGAAAGGATGCGATTGAAAGGGCATTGATTAGCAACTTATTGCAACAATCAGTTGCACTCCAAGCTAGAACTTTACAGACAAATAGTCCTTCTCCAGAATTACCAATTAAATCCTCAAAGCTCACAAAATTAGAAGCTCGGTTAGCAAAGTTAGAAGAAATTACAGATTTTGATCCAGAATTAGAAGCACTAAAACAGAAAACTTTGCGGGAGATTCAGGAAGAAATCAATCCCTTCTCTACCAATGCAATTGATACAAAAACTGTTGAAGAAATTATTCAAGCTGGAAATAATCTCTTCATTTGGTACAACCTTACACATGACGACAAGGTTGCTATTTATCCAAGGTTAGTTGAAAAAATCACTGTTCGGAATGGTGATGTGGAATCAATAATACTTAATACTTCTCTCTAG
- the xisF gene encoding fdxN element excision recombinase XisF encodes MEIWGYARVSGEEQQTDKGALRKQIERLRSAGCSKVYWDIQSRTTEVREGLQQLINDLKISSKGKVKALQFTRIDRIGSSSRLFYSLLEVLRSKGIKLIALDQGVDPDSLGGELTIDMLLAAAKFEVRMVTERLKSERRHRVNQGKSHRVAPLGYRIHKDKYVCDDSPCVCLLEERTELTVSDLARHIFNTFFECGSVAATVRKLHSDFGIETKAFDWNKPETSSRIVNDDDLDKIVFTPNKVNHPLRYPWSGLRWSIAGLKALLVNPVYAGGLPYDTYVKSKGKRKHFDEWKVKWGTHDDEAIITYDEHERVKQIIRENRNNRWASREENEVNPFSNLIKCSHCGGSMTRHAKRVNKSGEAIYYFQCRLYKAGNCGNKNMISSKILDIQVVDFLAKEAGRLANLVDTDEQVPIEEPAEVKTLRASLNTLETLPPSSAIEQIKNDLKEQIAIALGTTHNAAKESLIAKERIIQAFANKSYWQGLQPQDKRLILNGCVKKICVDGNFITAIEYRY; translated from the coding sequence ATGGAAATTTGGGGTTACGCTAGAGTCAGCGGTGAGGAGCAGCAAACAGATAAAGGTGCGTTGCGTAAGCAAATAGAACGCTTGCGTAGTGCAGGATGTTCCAAAGTATACTGGGATATTCAGTCGCGGACAACTGAAGTCAGGGAAGGGTTACAACAATTAATTAATGATTTGAAGATATCGTCAAAGGGTAAGGTAAAAGCTCTGCAATTTACCCGGATTGACCGGATTGGTTCATCATCGCGGTTGTTTTATTCATTGTTGGAGGTATTGCGCTCTAAGGGAATTAAACTCATAGCCTTAGATCAAGGAGTTGACCCTGATAGCCTGGGCGGGGAATTAACAATAGATATGTTACTTGCAGCTGCCAAATTTGAGGTCAGAATGGTGACGGAAAGGTTAAAAAGTGAACGTCGTCATCGGGTAAATCAAGGAAAAAGTCACCGAGTTGCCCCATTGGGATATCGTATCCACAAAGATAAATATGTCTGCGATGACTCACCATGCGTTTGCTTGTTAGAAGAACGCACAGAACTAACGGTATCTGATCTGGCAAGACATATTTTTAACACTTTTTTTGAGTGCGGTTCGGTAGCAGCAACTGTGCGTAAACTGCATTCAGATTTTGGGATAGAAACAAAAGCCTTTGATTGGAACAAACCAGAAACATCTTCACGGATAGTCAACGACGATGACTTAGATAAAATTGTCTTTACACCAAATAAAGTTAACCATCCCTTACGTTATCCTTGGTCTGGGCTGAGATGGTCGATCGCAGGTTTAAAAGCATTATTAGTCAACCCCGTTTACGCAGGGGGTTTACCTTATGATACTTACGTTAAATCAAAGGGAAAACGCAAACACTTTGACGAGTGGAAGGTAAAATGGGGAACCCACGACGATGAGGCAATTATCACTTACGACGAACACGAACGAGTAAAACAGATTATCAGAGAAAACCGCAATAACCGATGGGCTTCCAGAGAAGAGAACGAAGTAAACCCGTTTTCTAATTTAATCAAATGCAGTCATTGTGGTGGTTCAATGACGCGCCATGCAAAACGGGTAAATAAAAGTGGAGAAGCTATCTATTATTTTCAGTGCCGTTTGTATAAAGCTGGCAACTGTGGCAATAAAAATATGATTTCATCCAAAATATTGGATATCCAAGTAGTAGATTTCTTAGCTAAAGAAGCTGGACGGTTAGCGAACTTAGTTGACACAGATGAGCAAGTTCCTATAGAGGAACCAGCAGAAGTAAAAACTCTGCGTGCATCGCTGAATACATTGGAAACTTTGCCACCAAGTTCAGCTATTGAGCAAATAAAAAATGATCTCAAAGAACAGATTGCGATCGCACTTGGAACAACACATAATGCAGCCAAAGAATCCCTAATTGCTAAGGAACGAATTATACAGGCTTTTGCTAATAAAAGTTACTGGCAAGGACTTCAACCCCAAGACAAACGATTAATACTCAATGGCTGCGTCAAAAAAATATGTGTAGATGGCAACTTCATTACAGCCATTGAGTATCGTTACTAA
- the nifS gene encoding cysteine desulfurase NifS: MSVIYLDNNATTKVDPQVVEAMMPYLTEYYANPSSMHTFGGQLGKAVKIAREQLAALLGADESEIVFTSCGTEGDNAAIRAALLAQPEKRHIITTQVEHPAVLNVCKQLETQGYSVTYLSVNGQGQLDLDELEASLTGNTALVSIMYANNETGTIFPIEQIGLRVKESGALFHVDAVQAVGKIPLNMKTSTVDMLTMSGHKIHAPKGIGALYVRRGVRFRPLLLGGHQERGRRAGTENVPGIVALGKAAELELLHLEAARERERQLRDRLEQTLLAKIPDCEVNGDTKNRLPNTTNIGFKYIEGEAILLLLNKYGICASSGSACTSDSLEPSHVLRAMGLPYTTLHGSIRFSLCRYTTDAEIDRVIEVMPDIVERLRALSPFKNDDAGWLQSQEQTLAHR; this comes from the coding sequence ATGAGCGTCATTTATCTAGACAATAATGCGACTACTAAGGTAGACCCACAAGTCGTAGAGGCAATGATGCCCTACTTAACCGAGTATTACGCCAACCCCTCAAGTATGCACACCTTTGGCGGGCAACTGGGTAAAGCTGTGAAAATAGCCAGAGAACAATTAGCAGCCCTCCTCGGTGCAGATGAATCAGAAATTGTCTTTACCAGTTGTGGAACAGAGGGAGATAACGCCGCCATTCGCGCCGCTTTATTAGCCCAGCCAGAAAAACGCCACATCATCACCACCCAAGTAGAACACCCAGCGGTGCTGAATGTCTGCAAGCAACTGGAAACCCAAGGTTACAGTGTTACTTATCTGTCGGTGAATGGCCAAGGACAGTTGGATTTAGATGAACTAGAAGCCTCACTGACAGGTAACACCGCCTTGGTAAGCATCATGTATGCTAACAACGAGACAGGCACAATTTTCCCAATTGAGCAAATTGGGTTGCGAGTTAAAGAAAGCGGCGCTCTGTTCCACGTCGATGCAGTGCAAGCAGTGGGTAAGATTCCCCTGAATATGAAGACCAGCACAGTAGATATGTTAACGATGTCTGGTCACAAAATCCACGCACCTAAAGGTATTGGCGCGTTGTATGTGCGTCGGGGTGTGAGATTCCGTCCTTTACTGCTTGGTGGACACCAAGAACGTGGTCGTCGCGCGGGTACAGAGAATGTACCGGGAATTGTGGCTTTAGGTAAAGCAGCAGAATTAGAACTGCTACATTTAGAAGCAGCAAGGGAGAGAGAAAGACAGTTGCGCGATCGCCTAGAACAAACTTTACTCGCTAAAATTCCTGATTGTGAAGTTAACGGCGATACGAAGAACAGATTGCCCAACACCACCAACATCGGTTTTAAATATATCGAAGGTGAAGCAATTTTGCTGTTGTTAAACAAATACGGTATCTGTGCTTCATCTGGTTCTGCTTGCACCTCCGATTCACTTGAACCATCCCACGTTCTCCGGGCAATGGGTTTACCATACACTACCTTACATGGTTCCATTCGCTTCAGTCTTTGTCGCTACACCACCGACGCTGAAATAGATCGCGTCATTGAAGTCATGCCCGATATTGTAGAACGTCTCCGCGCTTTGTCACCATTCAAAAACGACGACGCGGGTTGGTTGCAATCTCAAGAACAAACACTAGCACATCGTTAA
- the nifU gene encoding Fe-S cluster assembly protein NifU, producing MWDYTEKVLELFYDPKNQGVIEETSEPGVKVATGEVGSISCGDALRLHLKVEVESDKILDARFQTFGCTSAIASSSALTEMVKGLTLDEALKVSNKDIANYLGGLPEAKMHCSVMGQEALEAAIYNYRGIPLAAHDDDDEGALICSCFGISDTKIRRVVKENNLTSAEQVTNYVKAGGGCGSCLTKIDDIIKEVKQEVATASKNGNNGKQNPEILNSGQIATKPLTNVQKIALIQKVLDEEVRPVLIADGGDVELYDIEGNTVKVILQGACGSCSSSTATLKIAIESRLRDRISKDIVVQAVEPQF from the coding sequence ATGTGGGACTACACCGAAAAAGTATTAGAACTGTTTTACGATCCCAAGAATCAGGGAGTCATTGAAGAAACCAGCGAACCTGGAGTTAAGGTTGCAACGGGAGAAGTCGGCAGTATTTCTTGTGGTGATGCCCTCAGACTGCACCTAAAAGTAGAAGTAGAATCTGATAAAATTCTTGATGCTCGCTTCCAAACCTTTGGTTGTACTAGTGCGATCGCTTCTTCTAGCGCATTGACCGAAATGGTTAAAGGTTTAACTCTAGATGAAGCCCTGAAGGTATCTAACAAAGACATTGCCAATTACCTCGGCGGCTTACCTGAAGCCAAAATGCACTGCTCAGTTATGGGTCAAGAAGCCCTAGAAGCGGCAATCTATAACTATCGTGGTATTCCTCTGGCTGCCCATGACGACGATGACGAAGGTGCTTTAATTTGCTCCTGCTTTGGAATCAGCGATACTAAGATTCGCCGTGTGGTGAAAGAAAATAACCTCACCAGTGCGGAGCAGGTAACAAATTATGTCAAAGCTGGCGGCGGATGCGGTTCCTGTTTAACAAAAATTGATGATATTATTAAGGAAGTTAAACAAGAAGTCGCTACAGCTAGTAAAAACGGCAATAACGGCAAACAAAATCCAGAAATTCTTAACTCTGGTCAGATAGCCACAAAACCACTGACCAACGTCCAAAAGATTGCTCTAATTCAAAAAGTTCTTGACGAAGAAGTCAGACCAGTCTTAATCGCTGACGGTGGAGATGTAGAACTGTACGACATAGAAGGAAACACCGTTAAAGTCATCCTACAAGGTGCTTGTGGTTCATGTTCTAGCAGCACCGCTACTCTGAAAATAGCGATTGAATCCAGACTGCGCGATCGCATCAGCAAAGACATAGTAGTCCAAGCAGTTGAGCCACAATTCTAA
- a CDS encoding group 1 truncated hemoglobin, producing MSATLYEKLGGQPTIEKIVDDLHKRIVADNTLKPFFANTDMAKQRAHQIAFFSLIFEGPKQYTGRPMDKTHTGMSLQEQHFDAIAKHLTGAMSVAGVSADDTKAALDRVASLKGAILNK from the coding sequence ATGAGTGCAACATTGTATGAAAAACTTGGCGGACAACCAACTATTGAGAAAATAGTTGATGATTTACACAAACGCATCGTCGCAGACAACACCCTCAAACCATTTTTCGCTAACACAGATATGGCGAAACAACGGGCGCATCAAATTGCTTTCTTCTCTTTAATATTTGAAGGGCCAAAGCAATACACTGGTCGCCCAATGGACAAAACCCACACAGGTATGAGTCTACAGGAACAACACTTTGATGCGATCGCCAAGCATCTAACTGGCGCTATGTCCGTAGCTGGAGTATCCGCAGACGACACCAAAGCTGCATTAGATCGCGTTGCATCCTTGAAGGGCGCTATTTTGAACAAATAA
- the nifH gene encoding nitrogenase iron protein — MTEERIRQIAFYGKGGIGKSTTSQNTLAAMAEMGQRIMIVGCDPKADSTRLMLHAKAQTTVLHLAAERGAVEDLELHEVMLTGFRGVKCVESGGPEPGVGCAGRGIITAINFLEENGAYQDLDFVSYDVLGDVVCGGFAMPIREGKAQEIYIVTSGEMMAMYAANNIARGILKYAHSGGVRLGGLICNSRKTDREHELIETLAKRLNTQMIHFVPRDNIVQHAELRRMTVNEYAPDSNQGNEYRELAKKIINNDKLTIPTPIEMDELEALLIEYGILDDDSKHAEIIGKPAEATK; from the coding sequence ATGACTGAAGAAAGAATTAGACAGATAGCTTTTTACGGTAAAGGTGGTATCGGTAAGTCTACCACCTCCCAAAACACCCTGGCAGCTATGGCAGAAATGGGTCAACGCATCATGATCGTAGGATGCGACCCTAAAGCAGACTCCACCCGTTTGATGCTCCACGCCAAAGCTCAAACCACCGTTCTGCACTTGGCTGCTGAACGCGGTGCAGTAGAAGATTTAGAACTCCACGAAGTCATGTTGACCGGTTTCCGTGGCGTTAAGTGCGTAGAATCTGGTGGACCAGAACCCGGTGTAGGTTGCGCTGGTCGTGGTATTATCACCGCCATCAACTTCTTAGAAGAAAACGGTGCTTACCAAGACCTAGACTTCGTATCCTACGACGTATTAGGTGACGTTGTGTGCGGTGGTTTCGCTATGCCTATCCGTGAAGGTAAAGCACAAGAAATCTACATCGTTACCTCTGGTGAAATGATGGCGATGTACGCTGCAAACAACATCGCTCGTGGTATTTTGAAATACGCTCACTCCGGTGGTGTACGCTTGGGTGGTTTGATTTGTAACAGCCGTAAGACAGACCGGGAACACGAACTCATCGAAACCTTGGCAAAACGGTTGAACACCCAAATGATTCACTTCGTACCTCGTGACAACATCGTTCAACACGCTGAATTGCGTCGGATGACCGTCAACGAGTACGCACCTGACAGCAACCAAGGTAATGAATACCGTGAATTAGCTAAGAAAATCATCAACAACGACAAGCTCACTATTCCTACACCAATAGAAATGGATGAACTAGAAGCACTGTTGATCGAATACGGTATTCTCGACGATGATTCCAAGCACGCAGAAATCATCGGTAAGCCCGCAGAAGCTACCAAATAG